GTGTCTCTCGCTATCATCCTCGAAGACGGCCGCCCCGTTCTGTATGTCCAGACCAGAATGGGGCGCGACGGGCGTGTTTTCCCTCTGCACAAATTCAGATCCATGGTGCGCGATGCGGAAGGGATGACCGGCCCCGTTTGGGCTTCCCGGGAGGATCCCCGCGTCACGCGCGTGGGGCGCCTGCTGCGCGCTACCGCTCTCGACGAACTGCCCCAACTGGTCAACATTCTGCTTGGGCACATGAGCTTTGTGGGG
The genomic region above belongs to Bacillota bacterium and contains:
- a CDS encoding sugar transferase is translated as MDLMLSLLGLLISAPIWLLVSLAIILEDGRPVLYVQTRMGRDGRVFPLHKFRSMVRDAEGMTGPVWASREDPRVTRVGRLLRATALDELPQLVNILLGHMSFVGPRPERPELVARIVESCPEFTRRHVVRPGLTGPAQLFGHYE